One genomic window of Saccopteryx bilineata isolate mSacBil1 chromosome 4, mSacBil1_pri_phased_curated, whole genome shotgun sequence includes the following:
- the ZNF219 gene encoding zinc finger protein 219: MEGSRPRALGGRLAPSPPTFDGELDLQRYSNGPGLSAGSPGMGAVGWSESRAGERRFPCPVCGKRFRFNSILALHLRAHPGAQAFQCPHCGHRAAQRALLRSHLRTHQPERPRSPAARLLLELEERALLREARLGRVRSSGGLQATTATEGLVRPQASSSSAFRCPFCKGKFRTAAERERHLHILHRPWKCGLCSFGSSQEEELLHHSLTAHGAPERPLATASAAPQPQPQPQPQPAPQAEPRSAAEQDPEPEPEPKPEPEREAIPAPAPAPAAPEEPPAPPEFRCQVCGQSFTQSWFLKGHMRKHKASFDHACPVCGRCFKEPWFLKNHMKVHASKLGPLRAPGPARAPQPPDLGLLAYEPLGPTLLLAPAPTPAERREPASLLGYLSLRAGETRPNGEGAESGAGRSFGGFRPLPSPLPARARRHRAEEPEEEEEVVEAEEETWARNRAVGPLASLHPRPGEGPGHSAPASGAQARPTATQEENGLLVGGSRSEGSRSEGSRGATGKDCPFCGKSFRSAHHLKVHLRVHTGERPYKCPHCDYAGTQSGSLKYHLQRHHREQRSGAGPGPPPEPPPPSQRGSAHTPGTKAAQQPATWVEGTTSPRPSSGTMPGSRRKPASPGRTLRNGRGGEAEPLDLSLRAGPGGEAGPGGALHRCLFCPFATGAPELMALHLQVHHSRRARGRRPPQADASLPYVRASSGETPPSPPLQEGEESPGLPRAEVGLGGQER, encoded by the exons ATGGAG GGCTCACGTCCCCGCGCCCTGGGCGGCCGTTTAGCGCCGTCACCGCCGACCTTCGACGGCGAACTGGATCTGCAGCGCTACTCCAACGGGCCAGGCCTGAGCGCAGGGTCTCCAGGAATGGGAGCGGTGGGCTGGTCTGAGAGTCGTGCTGGCGAACGGCGCTTTCCCTGCCCTGTGTGCGGGAAGCGCTTCCGCTTTAACTCCATCCTGGCTCTGCACCTGCGGGCGCACCCAGGCGCCCAGGCCTTCCAGTGCCCGCACTGCGGCCACCGTGCAGCGCAGCGGGCCCTGTTGCGCTCGCACCTGCGCACGCACCAGCCTGAGCGCCCGCGCAGCCCCGCTGCACGCCTGTTGCTTGAGTTGGAGGAGCGCGCGCTACTGCGCGAGGCCCGGTTAGGGAGAGTCCGAAGTTCAGGGGGCCTGCAGGCCACTACAGCCACTGAGGGGCTGGTGCGGCCCCAGGCTTCTTCGTCATCCGCCTTCCGTTGCCCCTTTTGCAAAGGCAAGTTTCGCACTGCAGCAGAGCGCGAACGCCACCTGCACATCCTGCATAGGCCATGGAAGTGCGGCCTATGCAGTTTCGGCTCCAGCCAGGAGGAGGAGCTGCTGCACCACAGCTTGACGGCCCATGGAGCTCCTGAGCGCCCTCTGGCGACCGCCTCGGCTGccccccagcctcagcctcagcctcagcctcagcccgcACCCCAAGCAGAACCCAGATCAGCCGCTGAGCAGGACCCGGAGCCAGAGCCGGAGCCGAAACCAGAGCCCGAACGTGAGGCAATCccggctcctgctcctgctcctgccgcTCCTGAGGAGCCGCCTGCGCCTCCAGAGTTCCGTTGTCAAGTGTGTGGTCAGAGCTTCACGCAGTCCTGGTTTCTCAAGGGCCACATGCGCAAGCACAAGGCCTCTTTCGATCATGCGTGCCCTGTGTGTGGCCGTTGCTTCAAGGAGCCTTGGTTCCTTAAGAACCACATGAAGGTGCACGCTAGCAAGCTGGGCCCACTGCGGGCCCCAGGGCCTGCCCGGGCCCCCCAGCCTCCCGACCTGGGCCTGCTGGCCTATGAGCCCCTGGGCCCCACGCTTCTCTTGGCCCCAGCACCCACCCCAGCTGAGCGCCGTGAGCCTGCAAGCCTTCTGGGCTACCTTAGCCTGCGAGCTGGCGAAACCCGGCCCAATGGTGAAGGTGCTGAGTCTGGGGCTGGCCGCAGCTTCGGAGGCTTCCgccccttgccctctcctctcccagcccGGGCTCGCCGGCACCGCGCTGAGGagcctgaggaagaggaggaggtggtggaggcagaggaggagaccTGGGCCCGTAACAGGGCAGTGGGCCCTCTGGCTTCACTGCACCCGCGCCCAGGGGAGGGGCCCGGGCACTCTGCACCTGCTTCAGGGGCCCAGGCAAGGCCCACCGCCACGCAGG AAGAGAATGGGCTGTTAGTTGGAGGGAGTCGGTCTGAAGGGAGCCGGTCTGAAGGGAGCCGGGGGGCCACCGGCAAGGATTGTCCTTTCTGCGGAAAATCTTTCCGCTCAGCGCATCACCTCAAAGTGCACCTGCGAGTGCACACAG GCGAGCGCCCCTACAAGTGTCCGCACTGCGATTACGCAGGCACCCAATCCGGATCACTCAAGTATCACCTGCAACGCCACCATCGGGAACAGAGGAGCGGGGCCGGCCCCGGACCACCACCGGAGCCGCCGCCCCCTTCCCAGCGTGGTTCGGCCCACACACCTGGAACCAAGGCGGCTCAGCAGCCTGCAACTTGGGTGGAGGGCACCACGAGCCCCCGGCCTTCCAGTGGCACCATGCCGGGGTCCCGTAGGAAGCCCGCCAGTCCCGGGAGGACCCTGCGCAACGGGCGAGGCGGTGAGGCCGAACCCCTGGATCTGTCCCTGCGGGCAGGGCCGGGAGGCGAGGCTGGGCCCGGGGGTGCCCTCCACCGTTGCCTCTTTTGCCCCTTCGCCACTGGAGCCCCCGAGCTCATGGCCTTGCACCTGCAAGTGCACCACAGTCGCAGGGCTCGAGGTCGCCGACCGCCCCAGGCTGATGCGTCCCTGCCCTATGTCCGAGCATCGTCAGGAGAGACCCCTCCCAGTCCTCCtctgcaggaaggggaggagagtcCCGGGTTGCCCAGagcagaggtggggctgggggggcaAGAACGGTAG
- the TMEM253 gene encoding transmembrane protein 253 isoform X1, whose translation MEDGTGQQELERPSPRLEKLQHWARHRQSGHLLVLALSSCGESTQVSQLWLAVALVPFAVSVACLNSACHMATALPLGPGALGLLTGIVTLELRRAPRVWKVRAMMVFNTFNLIFGFIVVVVEVMKTALGPATTASSKVQLDGLLVLELSAEAFTLGGVLVSAYSLFLLSQRKPGCCRRQSLHYQELREGLSELQEVTDLETGPTMASTANRTTE comes from the exons ATGGAGGACGGAACTGGTCAGCAAGAGCTGGAGAGACCAAGCCCACGTCTGGAAAAGCTACAGCACTGGGCAAGGCACAGGCAGAGTGGGCACCTCCTGGTGCTGGCG CTCTCATCATGTGGAGAAAGCACACAG GTGAGCCAACTATGGCTAGCAGTGGCTCTGGTGCCCTTTGCTGTCTCAGTTGCCTGCCTGAACTCTGCTTGTCACATGGCCACAGCACTGCCCCTTGGACCTGGAGCATTG GGTCTCCTCACTGGAATTGTTACCCTTGAGCTGCGCAGAGCACCTCGTGTTTGgaag GTACGAGCCATGATGGTATTCAACACCTTCAATCTGATCTTTGGCTTCATCGTGGTGGTGGTTGAGGTGATGAAGACAGCCTTGGGGCCTGCCACAACTGCCTCCTCCAAAGTACAG CTGGATGGCTTGCTGGTGCTGGAGCTCAGTGCTGAGGCCTTCACCCTTGGCGGAGTGCTGGTCTCAGCATATTCTCTATTCCTGCTGAGCCAGAGGAAGCCAGGATGCTGCAGGAGGCAGAGTCTGCACTACCAGGAGCTACGGGAG GGTCTCTCTGAGTTGCAGGAAGTTACTGATTTGGAGACTGGTCCTACAATGGCTAGTACAGCAAACAGAACAACGGAATGA
- the TMEM253 gene encoding transmembrane protein 253 isoform X3 yields MEDGTGQQELERPSPRLEKLQHWARHRQSGHLLVLALSSCGESTQVSQLWLAVALVPFAVSVACLNSACHMATALPLGPGALGLLTGIVTLELRRAPRVWKVRAMMVFNTFNLIFGFIVVVVEVMKTALGPATTASSKVQGLSELQEVTDLETGPTMASTANRTTE; encoded by the exons ATGGAGGACGGAACTGGTCAGCAAGAGCTGGAGAGACCAAGCCCACGTCTGGAAAAGCTACAGCACTGGGCAAGGCACAGGCAGAGTGGGCACCTCCTGGTGCTGGCG CTCTCATCATGTGGAGAAAGCACACAG GTGAGCCAACTATGGCTAGCAGTGGCTCTGGTGCCCTTTGCTGTCTCAGTTGCCTGCCTGAACTCTGCTTGTCACATGGCCACAGCACTGCCCCTTGGACCTGGAGCATTG GGTCTCCTCACTGGAATTGTTACCCTTGAGCTGCGCAGAGCACCTCGTGTTTGgaag GTACGAGCCATGATGGTATTCAACACCTTCAATCTGATCTTTGGCTTCATCGTGGTGGTGGTTGAGGTGATGAAGACAGCCTTGGGGCCTGCCACAACTGCCTCCTCCAAAGTACAG GGTCTCTCTGAGTTGCAGGAAGTTACTGATTTGGAGACTGGTCCTACAATGGCTAGTACAGCAAACAGAACAACGGAATGA
- the TMEM253 gene encoding transmembrane protein 253 isoform X2 — protein sequence MEDGTGQQELERPSPRLEKLQHWARHRQSGHLLVLAVSQLWLAVALVPFAVSVACLNSACHMATALPLGPGALGLLTGIVTLELRRAPRVWKVRAMMVFNTFNLIFGFIVVVVEVMKTALGPATTASSKVQLDGLLVLELSAEAFTLGGVLVSAYSLFLLSQRKPGCCRRQSLHYQELREGLSELQEVTDLETGPTMASTANRTTE from the exons ATGGAGGACGGAACTGGTCAGCAAGAGCTGGAGAGACCAAGCCCACGTCTGGAAAAGCTACAGCACTGGGCAAGGCACAGGCAGAGTGGGCACCTCCTGGTGCTGGCG GTGAGCCAACTATGGCTAGCAGTGGCTCTGGTGCCCTTTGCTGTCTCAGTTGCCTGCCTGAACTCTGCTTGTCACATGGCCACAGCACTGCCCCTTGGACCTGGAGCATTG GGTCTCCTCACTGGAATTGTTACCCTTGAGCTGCGCAGAGCACCTCGTGTTTGgaag GTACGAGCCATGATGGTATTCAACACCTTCAATCTGATCTTTGGCTTCATCGTGGTGGTGGTTGAGGTGATGAAGACAGCCTTGGGGCCTGCCACAACTGCCTCCTCCAAAGTACAG CTGGATGGCTTGCTGGTGCTGGAGCTCAGTGCTGAGGCCTTCACCCTTGGCGGAGTGCTGGTCTCAGCATATTCTCTATTCCTGCTGAGCCAGAGGAAGCCAGGATGCTGCAGGAGGCAGAGTCTGCACTACCAGGAGCTACGGGAG GGTCTCTCTGAGTTGCAGGAAGTTACTGATTTGGAGACTGGTCCTACAATGGCTAGTACAGCAAACAGAACAACGGAATGA